The following proteins come from a genomic window of Coffea arabica cultivar ET-39 chromosome 11c, Coffea Arabica ET-39 HiFi, whole genome shotgun sequence:
- the LOC140016973 gene encoding probable galacturonosyltransferase-like 9, giving the protein MFCFLSRTSREDKERKEPQFPFLLGLYYNAFALIANLVHSFLSVSPKTKKNPEKTHQENMVLLPFHLNSWVRSVSVLLVFLMIFHTPLKMSSAIRSFPNNGGWPTETEFGFTEAPEYRNGVECPVTSDETLTFCNPSLVHVAMTLDLEYLRGSMAAVHSVLRHASCPEHVFFHFVAAEFDPASPRVLTRIVRSVFPSLNFKVYIFREDSVVNLISSSIRSALENPLNYARNYLGDMIDPCVKRVIYLDSDVVVVDDVKKLWDVQLSESRVIGAPEYCHANFTKYFTDYFWSDPVLSRIFGSKNPCYFNTGVMVMDLVKWRGGNYRRKIENWMEVQKKKRIYELGSLPPFLLVFGGNVEPIDHRWNQHGLGGDNVKGSCRPLHPGPVSLLHWSGKGKPWARLDEKKPCPLDYLWEPHDLYKPNQQRRVKLHQQLQQGMNSIGYSNYLI; this is encoded by the coding sequence atgttttgtttccTCTCTAGAACTTCTAGAGaagacaaagaaagaaaagaaccaCAGTTTCCTTTTCTCCTCGGCCTGTACTACAATGCCTTTGCATTAATAGCAAATCTCGTTCACTCTTTTCTGTCTGTGTCTCCGAAAACTAAGAAGAACCCAGAAAAAACCCACCAAGAAAATATGGTTCTTTTGCCTTTTCACCTCAACTCATGGGTTCGTTCAGTTTCAgttttgcttgttttcttgATGATTTTTCACACGCCGTTAAAGATGTCTTCTGCTATTCGTTCTTTTCCCAATAATGGCGGTTGGCCTACTGAAACGGAGTTTGGGTTCACTGAAGCACCGGAGTACCGGAACGGCGTGGAGTGTCCCGTGACTAGCGACGAAACGCTGACGTTTTGCAATCCGTCTTTGGTTCATGTAGCGATGACTTTGGACTTGGAGTACCTTCGGGGCTCCATGGCCGCTGTTCATTCGGTTCTCCGCCACGCGTCTTGTCCGGAGCACGTTTTCTTCCACTTCGTCGCAGCCGAGTTTGACCCGGCTAGTCCTCGGGTCCTGACCCGAATAGTCAGGTCCGTATTCCCTTCTCTCAACTTCAAAGTCTACATCTTTAGGGAGGATAGCGTTGTCAACTTAATATCATCTTCAATACGATCGGCACTTGAAAACCCGTTGAATTACGCCCGAAACTACCTGGGTGACATGATCGATCCGTGTGTGAAGCGGGTTATTTATTTGGATTCGGACGTGGTTGTCGTGGATGACGTAAAGAAGCTGTGGGACGTTCAGCTAAGTGAATCTCGGGTTATTGGAGCGCCGGAGTACTGCCACGCGAATTTTACGAAGTATTTCACGGATTATTTCTGGTCCGATCCGGTTCTATCCCGGATATTCGGGTCCAAGAACCCGTGTTATTTTAACACGGGGGTAATGGTGATGGATTTGGTCAAATGGAGGGGAGGTAACTACAGAAGGAAAATAGAGAACTGGATGGAAgtgcagaagaagaagaggatatATGAGCTGGGGTCATTGCCGCCGTTCTTGCTAGTGTTTGGTGGGAATGTGGAGCCCATTGATCACAGGTGGAACCAGCATGGGCTAGGCGGGGACAATGTCAAGGGCTCTTGCAGGCCTCTCCATCCTGGTCCGGTGAGCCTGTTGCACTGGAGTGGGAAGGGTAAACCATGGGCGAGACTCGATGAGAAGAAACCTTGTCCTTTGGATTATTTATGGGAGCCTCATGATTTATACAAGCCGAATCAACAGAGAAGGGTGAAGCTACATCAACAGCTACAGCAGGGGATGAATTCGATTGGATATTCCaattatttgatttga
- the LOC140016974 gene encoding germin-like protein subfamily 1 member 1 — protein sequence MKISFVLLQLISGPIFLLAFVRSDPDPLQDYCVASAENPPNFYGNGVPCINPDQAIASHFATSALSTPGNTHNEFGFSTSLTNPNNLRGLNTLGLAMARLDIAPDALLPLHSHPRASEVTILLKGSLFAGFVDASNHLFTRQLRPGDCFVFPKGLIHYLYNMDKEEAALAISGFSSQNPGLQISSSASFTSNPGIPDEVLEKTFKIHGPDVAKIRRSLGG from the coding sequence ATGAAAATCAGCTTTGTTCTTCTTCAACTAATTTCGGGCCCAATTTTTCTTTTGGCCTTTGTCCGTTCCGACCCAGATCCGCTTCAAGACTATTGCGTCGCATCCGCAGAAAATCCTCCCAACTTCTATGGTAATGGGGTGCCATGCATCAATCCGGACCAAGCAATTGCTTCCCATTTTGCGACGTCTGCTCTATCAACACCCGGTAATACTCACAATGAGTTCGGCTTCAGCACTTCTCTAACCAACCCTAACAATTTGCGGGGGCTCAATACTTTGGGCTTAGCCATGGCCCGACTGGATATTGCACCTGATGCTCTGCTGCCCCTGCATTCACATCCAAGGGCCTCGGAAGTGACCATTTTGCTAAAGGGCTCCCTCTTTGCGGGCTTTGTCGATGCTTCTAATCACCTGTTCACTAGACAATTACGCCCCGGTGATTGTTTTGTATTTCCAAAAGGGCTAATCCATTATCTCTACAACATGGACAAAGAGGAAGCAGCATTAGCGATTTCCGGGTTCAGCAGCCAAAACCCCGGTCTACAAATCTCATCATCTGCCTCATTCACATCAAATCCAGGAATCCCTGATGAAGTTCTTGAGAAAACATTTAAGATACACGGTCCTGATGTGGCTAAGATTAGGAGGAGCCTTGGAGGATGA
- the LOC113716956 gene encoding uncharacterized protein isoform X1, translating into MGESVIERPTFEKKMGESVSSSASLQVSVSFGRFESDSLSWEKWSSFSPNKYLEEVEKCSTPGSVAQKKAYFEAHYKKIAARKTEQLELEKLMESVPPSPREPSSKDPVKHTAVANGESGLSGGGTSAADVEPDVAGTDRSNSTTVEVEKEHVSVGVDCQGLVVEEAMEELNGTTENPETIDVETGNEELIGNEAKPEVTGGEAVLAEADISQNGSLEVVEEPFSKVDHKVKKAPLNKSKGPRLYSGNVSQKMTSSRKEQTSAGSKKKVVSPATRTSPVTKLPQLSTPKLSKSTMIPASISTTKKVSGSSLPRAKNTPGEKRGTMPASLHMSLSLDPRSSGPSLTTTRKSLIMESMGDKDIVRRAFKTFQNSYNELKSPNDGLSSWSKQVSYKGPVKEISTMTPQKENEGLRKSAEKTIQRGRPGITSNLVSSWSTRDSGVDKNGVTTVSSSTNVRHDARAEKWKEKPGEKSFVREAERPHSSSKTKEEALVKNTGQGLRSKASLAPVSYRGQGSAWTPSVKEKSKTVHRPTSKR; encoded by the exons ATGGGTGAGTCAGTTATTGAAAGACCAACTTTTGAGAAAAAG ATGGGTGAATCTGTGTCCTCTTCTGCGTCTCTTCAAGTATCAGTATCCTTTGGTAGGTTCGAGAGTGATTCACTTTCTTGGGAAAAGTGGTCTTCTTTTTCACCAAATAAGTATTTGGAAGAAGTTGAGAAGTGTTCTACTCCTGGATCAGTTGCTCAAAAGAAGGCATATTTTGAAGCTCATTACAAGAAAATTGCTGCTCGAAAGACTGAGCAATTAGAGCTGGAAAAGTTAATGGAATCCGTCCCTCCAAGTCCACGTGAACCAAGCAGCAAGGATCCTGTCAAACACACAGCTGTAGCTAATGGTGAATCTGGTTTATCTGGTGGCGGGACCTCAGCTGCAGATGTTGAGCCAGATGTTGCTGGGACGGATAGATCAAATAGCACAACTGTTGAGGTGGAAAAGGAGCATGTTTCTGTAGGTGTAGATTGTCAAGGCTTAGTAGTTGAGGAAGCTATGGAAGAGTTGAATGGAACTACTGAGAACCCTGAAACAATTGATGTAGAAACAGGCAATGAAGAACTGATAGGTAATGAAGCTAAACCTGAAGTCACTGGAGGAGAAGCAGTATTGGCTGAAGCAGATATTTCTCAGAACGGCTCACTGGAAGTCGTGGAAGAACCTTTTTCGAAGGTGGATCATAAGGTCAAGAAAGCCCCACTAAACAAAAGCAAGGGCCCAAGGTTATATTCAGGAAATGTCTCTCAGAAG ATGACTTCAAGTCGAAAGGAGCAGACCTCGGCTGGGTCAAAAAAGAAAGTAGTGTCACCTGCAACCAGAACTTCACCAGTTACCAAGTTGCCACAACTCTCTACTCCGAAATTGTCAAAATCGACAATGATACCTGCGTCTATATCCACAACAAAGAAAGTCAGTGGGTCATCATTGCCAAGGGCCAAGAATACTCCTGGAGAAAAAAGGGGAACAATGCCGGCATCTCTTCATATGTCTCTCAGTTTGGATCCAAGAAGTTCTGGGCCTTCTCTTACTACAACCAGAAAATCCTTGATTATGGAGAGCATGGGGGATAAGGACATTGTTCGGCGGGCATTTAAGACATTTCAAAATAGTTACAATGAATTAAAATCTCCAAATGATGGGTTATCCAGTTGGTCCAAGCAG GTGTCATATAAGGGTCCTGTGAAGGAAATTTCTACTATGACTCCTCAAAAGGAGAATGAAGG ACTGAGGAAGTCTGCAGAGAAGACTATTCAAAGAGGTCGGCCAGGGATCACCTCAAATCTTGTGTCATCCTG GTCTACTAGAGATTCAGGAGTAGACAAAAATGGTGTGACAACCGTCTCATCTTCAACCAATGTGAGACATGATGCCAGAGCTGAAAAATGGAAAGAG AAACCTGGGGAAAAGTCATTTGTCAGAGAGGCTGAAAGACCACATTCTAGCTCTAAAACAAAG GAGGAGGCCCTAGTGAAAAATACTGGACAAGGACTGAGATCCAAGGCCAGTCTTGCGCCAGTTTCTTACAGGGGGCAAGGAAGTGCCTGGACTCCCTCAGTAAAG GAGAAGAGTAAGACTGTTCATCGACCTACATCGAAGAGGTGA
- the LOC113716956 gene encoding uncharacterized protein isoform X2, translating to MGESVSSSASLQVSVSFGRFESDSLSWEKWSSFSPNKYLEEVEKCSTPGSVAQKKAYFEAHYKKIAARKTEQLELEKLMESVPPSPREPSSKDPVKHTAVANGESGLSGGGTSAADVEPDVAGTDRSNSTTVEVEKEHVSVGVDCQGLVVEEAMEELNGTTENPETIDVETGNEELIGNEAKPEVTGGEAVLAEADISQNGSLEVVEEPFSKVDHKVKKAPLNKSKGPRLYSGNVSQKMTSSRKEQTSAGSKKKVVSPATRTSPVTKLPQLSTPKLSKSTMIPASISTTKKVSGSSLPRAKNTPGEKRGTMPASLHMSLSLDPRSSGPSLTTTRKSLIMESMGDKDIVRRAFKTFQNSYNELKSPNDGLSSWSKQVSYKGPVKEISTMTPQKENEGLRKSAEKTIQRGRPGITSNLVSSWSTRDSGVDKNGVTTVSSSTNVRHDARAEKWKEKPGEKSFVREAERPHSSSKTKEEALVKNTGQGLRSKASLAPVSYRGQGSAWTPSVKEKSKTVHRPTSKR from the exons ATGGGTGAATCTGTGTCCTCTTCTGCGTCTCTTCAAGTATCAGTATCCTTTGGTAGGTTCGAGAGTGATTCACTTTCTTGGGAAAAGTGGTCTTCTTTTTCACCAAATAAGTATTTGGAAGAAGTTGAGAAGTGTTCTACTCCTGGATCAGTTGCTCAAAAGAAGGCATATTTTGAAGCTCATTACAAGAAAATTGCTGCTCGAAAGACTGAGCAATTAGAGCTGGAAAAGTTAATGGAATCCGTCCCTCCAAGTCCACGTGAACCAAGCAGCAAGGATCCTGTCAAACACACAGCTGTAGCTAATGGTGAATCTGGTTTATCTGGTGGCGGGACCTCAGCTGCAGATGTTGAGCCAGATGTTGCTGGGACGGATAGATCAAATAGCACAACTGTTGAGGTGGAAAAGGAGCATGTTTCTGTAGGTGTAGATTGTCAAGGCTTAGTAGTTGAGGAAGCTATGGAAGAGTTGAATGGAACTACTGAGAACCCTGAAACAATTGATGTAGAAACAGGCAATGAAGAACTGATAGGTAATGAAGCTAAACCTGAAGTCACTGGAGGAGAAGCAGTATTGGCTGAAGCAGATATTTCTCAGAACGGCTCACTGGAAGTCGTGGAAGAACCTTTTTCGAAGGTGGATCATAAGGTCAAGAAAGCCCCACTAAACAAAAGCAAGGGCCCAAGGTTATATTCAGGAAATGTCTCTCAGAAG ATGACTTCAAGTCGAAAGGAGCAGACCTCGGCTGGGTCAAAAAAGAAAGTAGTGTCACCTGCAACCAGAACTTCACCAGTTACCAAGTTGCCACAACTCTCTACTCCGAAATTGTCAAAATCGACAATGATACCTGCGTCTATATCCACAACAAAGAAAGTCAGTGGGTCATCATTGCCAAGGGCCAAGAATACTCCTGGAGAAAAAAGGGGAACAATGCCGGCATCTCTTCATATGTCTCTCAGTTTGGATCCAAGAAGTTCTGGGCCTTCTCTTACTACAACCAGAAAATCCTTGATTATGGAGAGCATGGGGGATAAGGACATTGTTCGGCGGGCATTTAAGACATTTCAAAATAGTTACAATGAATTAAAATCTCCAAATGATGGGTTATCCAGTTGGTCCAAGCAG GTGTCATATAAGGGTCCTGTGAAGGAAATTTCTACTATGACTCCTCAAAAGGAGAATGAAGG ACTGAGGAAGTCTGCAGAGAAGACTATTCAAAGAGGTCGGCCAGGGATCACCTCAAATCTTGTGTCATCCTG GTCTACTAGAGATTCAGGAGTAGACAAAAATGGTGTGACAACCGTCTCATCTTCAACCAATGTGAGACATGATGCCAGAGCTGAAAAATGGAAAGAG AAACCTGGGGAAAAGTCATTTGTCAGAGAGGCTGAAAGACCACATTCTAGCTCTAAAACAAAG GAGGAGGCCCTAGTGAAAAATACTGGACAAGGACTGAGATCCAAGGCCAGTCTTGCGCCAGTTTCTTACAGGGGGCAAGGAAGTGCCTGGACTCCCTCAGTAAAG GAGAAGAGTAAGACTGTTCATCGACCTACATCGAAGAGGTGA
- the LOC113717414 gene encoding two-component response regulator ARR5, whose protein sequence is MSFANSTESNSTTLFTSASLILLFLTFLVAYLVWALSNMARNGVFSRRRRPERMEEAGDLSATSLGSHEVHVLAVDDSLVDRKVIEKLLKTTSCKVTAVDSGRRALQFLGLDEEKSSVGFDGLKVDLIITDYCMPGMTGYELLKKIKGSSTFREIPVVIMSSENVLARIDRCLEEGAEDFIVKPVKLADVKRLKDYMFGEDGILKQKGGFGKRKLQETCVDDPLSSSPSPSPLSDLSSTPSPTQTSTSSPSSPVSSLLLPSADSSPTCSPVRLDSPTRRLKMSNTDC, encoded by the exons ATGAGCTTCGCCAACTCCACCGAATCAAATTCAACAACACTCTTTACTTCTGCCTCTCTCATTCTCTTGTTTCTGACCTTTTTGGTGGCTTATCTCGTCTGGGCTCTGAGCAATATGGCtagaaatggagttttctctaGGCGAAGAAGGCCTGAAAGGATGGAGGAAGCTGGTGATTTGTCTGCTACTTCGTTAGGATCACATGAAGTTCATGTTCTTGCTGTTGATGATAGCCTTGTTGATAGAAAAGTTATTGAGAAGTTGCTCAAGACTACATCTTGCAAAG TTACAGCTGTGGATAGTGGGAGGAGAGCTCTGCAGTTTCTGGGGTTGGATGAGGAGAAGAGTTCCGTTGGATTTGAT gggttGAAGGTGGATCTGATAATCACAGACTATTGTATGCCTGGGATGACTGGCTATGAGCTGCTCAAAAAAATCAAG GGTTCTTCTACTTTCAGAGAAATTCCTGTTGTGATCATGTCATCCGAAAATGTTTTGGCGCGAATTGACAG ATGTTTGGAAGAAGGTGCTGAAGATTTCATAGTAAAGCCAGTTAAATTAGCCGATGTCAAGCGTTTGAAGGATTACATGTTTGGAGAGGATGGAATTCTTAAACAAAAAGGAGGGTTTGGCAAGAGAAAATTGCAAGAGACTTGTGTTGATGATCCGTTATCATCCTCACCATCCCCATCCCCACTATCTGATCTCTCATCAACTCCCTCACCAACACAAACTTCCACATCCTCACCATCATCGCCCGTATCATCCTTGCTGTTGCCTTCAGCAGATTCATCGCCGACTTGCTCGCCTGTAAGGCTTGATTCCCCAACAAGGAGGCTTAAAATGAGCAACACCGACTGCTGA